From the genome of Brevibacterium sp. JSBI002, one region includes:
- the truA gene encoding tRNA pseudouridine(38-40) synthase TruA, translating to MTRFRLDLGYRGTDFHGWAKQPGLRTVQAAVEAGLERITGTEVATVVAGRTDSGVHARRQVVHIDLGDEAIGKLIGQSNRSAEAALLSRLRGVLIAGEFHDIVVHAVVEVPEDFDARFSALWRSYQYRLADHRSFIDPLLTQVTPRHKGELDAEAMAEAAREVQGLHDFLPFCKPREGATTVRTLHELRVSRDQDAVITIDLRADAFCHHMVRALVGGLIKVGSGNWAVTRPAELIAEADAGLTPDVPMFVTPAEGLVLTEVGYPAPEDYAARNAQTMARRDQE from the coding sequence ATGACCCGCTTCCGTCTGGACCTGGGCTATCGCGGCACGGATTTCCACGGCTGGGCCAAGCAGCCGGGGCTGCGCACGGTCCAGGCCGCCGTCGAAGCCGGGCTCGAACGGATCACCGGCACCGAGGTGGCCACCGTCGTCGCCGGCCGCACCGACTCCGGCGTCCACGCCCGCCGTCAGGTCGTGCACATCGATCTCGGCGATGAGGCGATCGGCAAGCTCATCGGCCAGTCGAATCGATCCGCCGAGGCGGCCCTCCTGTCACGTCTGCGCGGAGTCCTCATCGCCGGTGAGTTCCACGACATCGTCGTCCACGCGGTGGTCGAGGTGCCCGAGGACTTCGACGCTCGGTTCTCCGCGCTGTGGCGGTCGTATCAGTACAGGTTGGCCGATCATCGGTCCTTCATCGACCCGTTGCTGACCCAGGTGACGCCGCGGCACAAGGGCGAACTCGATGCCGAAGCCATGGCCGAGGCCGCGCGCGAGGTCCAAGGGCTCCACGACTTCCTGCCGTTCTGCAAACCCCGGGAAGGCGCGACGACGGTCCGCACCCTCCATGAACTGCGAGTCTCACGCGATCAGGATGCTGTGATCACCATCGATCTGCGCGCCGACGCCTTCTGCCATCACATGGTCCGTGCACTCGTCGGCGGACTGATCAAGGTCGGATCCGGCAATTGGGCGGTGACCCGCCCGGCCGAACTCATCGCCGAGGCGGACGCCGGGCTGACCCCGGATGTGCCCATGTTCGTCACGCCTGCCGAAGGACTCGTCCTCACCGAGGTCGGCTATCCGGCACCCGAGGACTACGCGGCTCGCAACGCCCAGACGATGGCCCGGCGCGACCAGGAATAG
- a CDS encoding LemA family protein has translation MAVVWFIVGGCVLAALIVLFVILTVLRFNQLSMARSLCDEAKRQLIGEIRARHALVPAYIGTLQQIAGQDLSRLELALASAERASFDHRGAAAENALTDAVDDAALIPAALTERSVTSDSARSQRAAVNEEIDTTIQLLHGQLQVLTERILAGARFYNTNVERYHRQRARLVSRLFGGVFKPRAPFTEAIDDDGGPGTASPASARMTP, from the coding sequence ATGGCCGTGGTCTGGTTCATCGTCGGCGGTTGCGTGCTCGCCGCTCTCATCGTCCTCTTCGTCATCCTCACCGTCCTGCGCTTCAACCAGCTGTCCATGGCCCGGTCGCTGTGCGACGAGGCCAAACGCCAGCTCATCGGCGAGATCCGCGCCCGCCACGCTCTCGTGCCCGCTTATATCGGCACCCTCCAGCAGATCGCCGGACAGGACCTGTCCCGGCTCGAACTCGCGCTCGCCTCTGCCGAACGCGCCTCCTTCGACCACCGCGGCGCCGCAGCCGAAAACGCCCTGACTGACGCCGTCGATGACGCCGCACTCATCCCCGCGGCGCTGACGGAGAGGTCCGTCACCTCGGACTCTGCCCGTTCCCAGCGGGCTGCGGTCAACGAAGAGATCGACACGACGATCCAGCTTCTGCACGGGCAGCTGCAGGTGCTCACCGAACGGATCCTCGCCGGTGCCCGCTTCTACAACACGAACGTCGAACGCTATCACCGTCAGCGGGCGCGACTGGTCTCCCGCCTCTTCGGCGGGGTCTTCAAGCCCCGCGCCCCATTCACCGAGGCGATCGATGACGATGGCGGTCCCGGAACGGCGAGCCCCGCCTCGGCGAGGATGACCCCATGA
- a CDS encoding glycosyltransferase family 4 protein gives MRVAIIAESFLPNMNGVTHSLLRVLDHLADRGDEVLVIAPGTRRDGPKEVAGARIVRVPSIALPKYRRIRVAPGGVTRIRRLLQRFAPDVVHLASPFVLGWRGVLAAQALNLPTVAIYQTEVPAYAARYGMHGIEAMLWNHVRNIHQHSSLTLAPSSYTIDQLQGLGVAEVALWARGVDSSRFDPGHRSEAWRRSVAPNGEKIIGFVGRLAAEKQVEDLAALTDLPGAKVVIVGDGPWRTRLQRLLPEAHFTGFLGGDALAQAVASFDLMVAPGELETFCQTIQEAMASEVPVIAPARGGPLDLVDSSRTGWLYTPKDLGAMRAHAADLLGDEAKRRAFGVAGREQVQARSWKSVCSQLVGHYSRAIENPAPQVLGRGFSSMVSSGLENPLPY, from the coding sequence GTGAGAGTAGCGATCATTGCAGAATCCTTCCTCCCCAATATGAATGGGGTCACCCACTCACTCCTGCGGGTCCTCGACCATCTGGCCGACCGCGGCGACGAGGTCCTCGTCATCGCTCCGGGCACGCGCAGGGACGGTCCGAAGGAGGTCGCCGGCGCCCGCATCGTCCGGGTCCCCTCGATCGCCTTGCCGAAGTATCGGCGCATCCGAGTCGCTCCCGGCGGCGTCACCCGGATCCGCCGGCTGCTGCAGCGCTTCGCCCCGGACGTCGTCCATCTGGCCAGCCCGTTCGTCCTCGGTTGGCGCGGGGTCCTCGCCGCCCAGGCACTCAATCTGCCGACCGTGGCGATCTACCAGACCGAGGTTCCCGCTTATGCCGCCCGGTACGGAATGCACGGCATCGAGGCCATGCTGTGGAACCACGTCCGCAATATCCACCAGCATTCCTCCCTGACGCTTGCCCCATCGTCGTACACGATCGATCAGCTGCAGGGACTCGGTGTCGCCGAGGTGGCCCTGTGGGCCCGTGGGGTCGATTCCTCCCGCTTCGACCCGGGTCACCGTTCGGAGGCCTGGCGTCGAAGCGTTGCCCCGAATGGCGAGAAGATCATCGGCTTCGTCGGCAGGTTGGCCGCGGAGAAGCAGGTCGAAGACCTGGCCGCGCTCACCGATCTGCCCGGGGCGAAGGTCGTCATCGTCGGCGACGGTCCCTGGCGGACACGTCTGCAGCGGCTGCTGCCGGAGGCTCACTTCACCGGGTTCCTCGGCGGGGATGCCCTGGCACAGGCGGTGGCGAGCTTCGACCTCATGGTCGCCCCTGGTGAGCTCGAGACCTTCTGTCAGACGATTCAGGAGGCCATGGCCTCCGAGGTGCCGGTCATCGCTCCCGCCCGAGGCGGCCCGCTCGACCTCGTCGACTCCTCACGCACCGGGTGGCTCTACACCCCGAAGGACCTCGGTGCCATGCGAGCGCACGCGGCAGACCTCCTCGGCGACGAGGCGAAACGGCGGGCCTTCGGAGTCGCCGGTCGTGAGCAGGTGCAGGCCAGGAGCTGGAAGAGCGTGTGCTCACAGCTCGTCGGCCACTATTCGCGGGCGATCGAGAATCCCGCCCCGCAGGTGCTCGGCCGCGGATTCAGCTCGATGGTCAGCTCCGGACTGGAGAATCCACTCCCCTACTGA
- a CDS encoding cysteine hydrolase family protein, which translates to MTGTENTVLLAMDFQNGIAGDDAFASTGVLERARDAVAAARSHDIPVVWVRVALREGHPELAATASFAQIAAHGDVDETHASTSIHETLDRHQGEPIVTKRRISAFTGSDLEVLLRGYGASSLVLAGVATSGVVLSTVRQAADLDFELTVLSDACADRDPEVHTVLTEKVFPKQATVLTVADWTTSLA; encoded by the coding sequence ATGACCGGCACCGAGAATACAGTCCTGTTGGCCATGGACTTCCAGAACGGCATCGCCGGAGACGACGCCTTCGCCTCGACCGGTGTGCTCGAACGCGCGCGTGACGCCGTCGCCGCAGCCCGCAGCCACGACATCCCCGTCGTCTGGGTGCGAGTGGCCCTGCGCGAAGGTCATCCGGAACTGGCCGCAACGGCATCGTTCGCGCAGATCGCCGCTCATGGCGACGTCGACGAGACCCACGCCTCGACGAGCATCCATGAAACCCTCGACCGCCATCAGGGCGAGCCGATCGTGACCAAGCGTCGCATCAGCGCCTTCACCGGCAGCGACCTCGAAGTGCTGCTGCGCGGCTATGGGGCATCGTCTCTCGTGCTCGCCGGAGTCGCCACGAGCGGAGTCGTGCTCTCGACGGTGCGTCAGGCCGCTGACCTCGACTTCGAACTCACGGTGCTCTCCGACGCCTGCGCCGACCGCGACCCCGAAGTGCACACCGTGCTCACCGAGAAAGTGTTCCCCAAGCAGGCGACAGTGCTCACTGTCGCCGACTGGACGACAAGCCTCGCCTGA
- a CDS encoding energy-coupling factor transporter transmembrane component T family protein → MTQQEAWRKKAGIKSRPQLFGKVAHPRGWLHDVPTGVKLSVIGIIGIVALIFRDATVNWSMFAVLVVIGFTARLRLRNFLLTWIYVAVLVALIMGLQFFFGSTGSGLAVAGTIFACVQAALMLTLTTSVGQLLDAFTVIVSPLRFFGVNTEAIALTAGLMVRAISHISGLLGEAERAARARGLDSSIKARVVPAILRSVKYAQDTGRALDARGIVD, encoded by the coding sequence ATGACCCAGCAGGAGGCGTGGCGGAAGAAGGCGGGCATCAAATCCCGCCCGCAGCTCTTCGGAAAGGTGGCCCATCCTCGGGGATGGCTGCATGATGTGCCGACCGGGGTGAAACTGTCGGTGATCGGGATCATCGGCATCGTGGCGCTCATATTCCGGGACGCGACGGTCAACTGGTCGATGTTCGCAGTCCTCGTCGTCATCGGATTCACGGCTCGGCTGCGGCTCCGAAACTTCCTGCTCACGTGGATCTACGTCGCGGTGCTCGTGGCGCTCATCATGGGGCTGCAGTTCTTCTTCGGATCCACGGGCTCGGGCCTGGCGGTCGCTGGGACCATCTTCGCGTGTGTGCAGGCGGCGTTGATGCTCACTCTGACCACCTCGGTGGGGCAGCTGCTCGACGCGTTCACCGTGATCGTCTCACCGCTGCGGTTCTTCGGGGTGAATACGGAAGCGATCGCGTTGACCGCGGGCCTCATGGTCCGGGCGATCTCGCATATCTCCGGCCTGCTCGGGGAGGCTGAACGTGCCGCGCGGGCCAGGGGACTCGACTCGAGCATCAAGGCTCGGGTCGTCCCGGCGATCCTTCGGTCGGTCAAGTACGCACAGGACACCGGCCGGGCACTCGACGCCCGCGGCATCGTGGACTGA
- a CDS encoding energy-coupling factor ABC transporter ATP-binding protein produces the protein MTREIRLNDVGVGVLDEGPDGDVVRPILQDVNLTLTEDIVAVIGANGSGKSTLLQLFNGLVTANAGEVLVDGFDPRRQAAKVRSRVGFVFTDPAAQLVMPTAIEDIELSLRKSVPKRERRAAALAVLDELGIADLADRSVYELSGGQRQLVALAAVLAVDPQILVLDEPTTLLDLRNKERLRLHLQELVTRRGVRIILTTHDLEFAQIAQRAVVVEDGRIAADSTPAEAVAIYRNIIMSDTP, from the coding sequence GTGACACGGGAGATCCGGCTGAACGACGTCGGCGTCGGAGTCCTCGACGAAGGACCCGACGGCGATGTCGTGCGCCCGATTCTCCAAGACGTCAACCTCACCCTCACCGAAGACATCGTCGCCGTCATCGGCGCGAACGGCTCGGGCAAGTCGACCCTGCTGCAGCTGTTCAACGGTCTGGTCACAGCGAATGCGGGCGAAGTCCTCGTCGACGGCTTCGACCCGCGCCGCCAGGCAGCGAAGGTGCGATCGCGCGTCGGTTTCGTCTTCACCGATCCGGCCGCGCAGTTGGTCATGCCGACCGCGATCGAGGACATCGAACTGTCCCTGCGCAAATCTGTGCCCAAGAGGGAACGTCGGGCCGCGGCGCTGGCGGTCCTCGATGAGCTCGGCATCGCCGACCTCGCCGATCGCAGTGTCTACGAACTCTCCGGCGGTCAGCGGCAGCTCGTGGCCTTGGCCGCTGTGCTCGCCGTCGACCCGCAGATCCTCGTCCTCGACGAGCCGACGACTCTGCTCGATCTGCGCAACAAGGAGCGCCTGCGCCTCCATCTGCAGGAACTCGTCACGCGGCGCGGAGTGCGGATCATCCTCACCACCCATGATCTGGAGTTCGCACAGATCGCCCAGCGCGCCGTCGTCGTCGAAGACGGTCGAATCGCAGCCGATTCCACCCCCGCCGAGGCGGTCGCCATCTACCGGAACATCATCATGAGCGATACGCCATGA